Within Acanthochromis polyacanthus isolate Apoly-LR-REF ecotype Palm Island chromosome 3, KAUST_Apoly_ChrSc, whole genome shotgun sequence, the genomic segment CTTTCCAGCGAGGCAGCAGCGAGACAGAGCGTTGTGAATTATGAATTTGTTGGACTTGAAGCTTGGTTCTTTGAAGAGTTTTGGacctgaaaatacaaacaaaggCACACTTGATGTTGCAAAGTCCTGTCTACAGTTGAAAAGACCGGCACCACATCTGAAACGCCACACTAACATAATATTTAGAACACTATATCAGTATTTTTAGGATATCCAAAGGCTTAGTGTAAACCCAATAGTACGCAAAGTGCATACTGTTTTACAGTATGGAATCACAGGTGACTATTCTGTCATAAATACTCACATATTTATAATGTAGTGCAGAAGGGATATGATGGGTActcaagacctgagagagaCTGTAATGATTCgacagacagatagatggatACTTTAGCACTGTAATGATTAGTGCTGTACCTGTGTATTCTGGGGCAGGTGAGGTTCCATTGGAACCAGATTCCCAGTCCTTGTCTCCGTTCTGGTTTACCAGTTTGCTTGGTGTCACCCGTCCTGAAGGTGAATCTGGACGATTGctggaagtaaaaaaaaaaaaagacaaagtcaATTTAAtggcaaaatgtaaaactgtgacACTCCTAGCTGATACCAACCAGCAGCTACCACGGCTTGAGGCTACACTGCTACCAATGGCACTCGACAGATATCATCAGATGGGCGTCATCTGAACCATGCAGACCATGTGTACGATGGCAAGTGGTGGCTAGATTCACCACTGACAAGGGCGAAGAGGAGTGGGATGTGAGGGGAAAGTTTATGCACCCAAGTGGGCCAGCTGCTTCGTTCAAATGGCCTCCATCTGATGAAATGTGTTGGTGCCAATAGTACATGTTCTGTCACCATCCCAGCTTCAACCACTATAATGAGGTGAAGACAACGCAAACCTGACTTTAAGACCAACATTGTGATGGCTTTTAGGTATTTCTTCTCTGAAAATACCTGGAATGTCAATCTACTGAGGAGTCATGACTCTCttgcattgttttcttttgttgcttttagccGAACACTGATGTCCTGTTTTACTTGCCACAAAGTGACATTTGTTGTAATACGTGTTGAATAATTCTGCAGTTTCTCTCATCAGTGGTATTTTCAAGCATGATCGGGAACATTTGGTAAGACAAAGTAAGCCTCGTATGTTGTTAAATTTCAACTGTGATTTGTTAGCATCTTACATTTTAACTTCCTTTTACTCTGAGATCACTTGAACAACATCCTAACAATGCTACTGCCATGAACTAAATTTAAGATATTTCACACTGAATAACACCACGACATCAAAAAGAACAATCAAACAAGCCGTGAGCTGAACATTACAGCCATCTCTCAATCTATACTAGAACTGTGACAATAAGATGTTGAAATGAGCGTAAAGGGGCCTTCAGATGCAGCGGTGTACCTGTGTGCTTTCTTTGTCGGACCACTACCATTGTTTCCTGGCTCATCTGTGGCTGCCAGGTTTAGTGAGGAGTGAGAATAGACTTTGGTCAATTTAGAGCCTGTGGAAACGAATATTAAAACAGGTCAGTTATTAAAACAATCTATAAGCCGTTGACCATTTGTTTTCACTTTACCAGTTGCTCCCTTGGCTGGACTCAGAGACAGCTGTGTTTCCTCCCTGGTCATGCTGCGAGGTCTGGACCGGGTTTTCTTAGCAGAGGACTTTCCTTGACTGGGGACTTTCTGTTTAAGCACTTTATCCAGGTCCTCCATGATTCTGAGCTGCTGCCGCCGTGCGTACTCCCCTTTTGTGAAATCTCCACGGCGAGCTGGAGTAGTTGGAGGTGTGAGAGAAGGTGAGGTTGTGCCGACTGGAGGTGTGTTGGAGGGAGATGCCACTCTTTTGTCTGGTCTGCAACCAACACAGAGGAATTTGTTGACCTTTCCATGCATGCAGTTTAGGTTCAGACTTGTCGATTAACATATTCAAGAAGTGCAAAGCCTTGTGTAAATACCCACTCTGTGCATTCATAAATGCCCTTTGTGTGTTACCTGTTTTCCCTTTCCTGCTCATACCACAGCCtcctcttcttcagctcctcggTTCTCTTCTGCTGTCTTTCCAGCAGCAAAGCTCTGCGCTGGGCCATGTCTCCTTCGCTGTGTACCTCCTCCTACAACCACACAGGCACACAATCATTTGCTCAGCTGTCAGGACAGAATTCATGTGCAAAACGAACTCTTGCAAACACTCACCTTAAAGAAGAATCCAATTCCTCCTTTGGCTCCCACTTCATTCAGTTCTCCACTTGGTTCCAAAGTCTCAGTCTGtctttcttgttcttctttggATTCACTTTGTTCTTCTGGTAAGTCCTCTGCTGCCATGGCCAGATTTAGTTGCTCTATAGGATCTAATGGTTGTGCAGGGTGTCCTCTTGCAGGCTCCATGGCTGATTCTGTGTGGTCGCTCATAGAATCTGAGGAAAACTCCTGCCCTTCATCAGTTGGTTCATCACTGCCCCCTTCTGGCCCTCCAACGGATGATAGCGACACCTCGACCAGGCTGCACTGCTTCCCTGCACCTCTTCCTGCTTCCCCTGCTGCGCTGTACGCAGCAGACAGGGACAAAGTCTCGCTCTCAAATGAGCATTCAGAGGGAGCACCAGAGCTGCTGCCACCGGTCGCCCTCGGATGATCTTGTCTGGGCTGTGGCAGGACCGGCAGCCCTCCGACGGCCTCTGCATCTTCCTGTTCCAATTCCAGGCTGAACTGGGTGGGAGTCTCGCTCGATGCTGTGTCTGAGGTGCTCTCATCAGGCTGCGGCTGCTGGGTAGCCTGAGGAGACTCCTGGGGAGTCCGGGGCCCGCCAATACGGAACGAAGAGGAGGTCTGTACCTGACACTTGCTGGGGGAGACACGCCGGAGGTGGGGAAGGGTGTCCACATTCTGGGTTGGAGTCAAGACACGATTGAGTGGAGGGAACTTGAGTTCAGACGGCCGTGGGTGGGGCTGATGATGAGCACGTGGGTGGTGTTTGGGGCTGCGGGGAGTGGAGGAAGTGTGGATCTTGGTGCGAGGAGCtgggcaggaggaggagattaTAGCTTTTGGGGAGCTGGACGAGATAACGCCATGAGAACGTCGTGATGGGGAAGAAGCAGAGGGACTGGGACCAGAAGGAATCACCCAAGCTTTACTGGTGCTCCTCGTAGGCGTCTTTGTTGGGGTTCTTGGTGGCGTCTTTGTCGGAGTATGAGGAGGAGTTTTGGGTGGCGTTTTGGTATTACTTCTAGGTGTTGATTTTGGAGTGGTTTTGGGTGTATTTCTGGGTCTTTGGTTGCTCatgagctgctgttgctgttcaGTAAGTTTCTGCATGTCCTTCTGCAGCGACTGCAGAGCTTCACTCAGTTTCTGCACCACCTCGTTGTATTCTACGAACACAGCTTCACCCGGTTTCTCCGctcctttttccttctctgctCCTTTCTTACTTTCAATAGAGAATGTGACCTGCTTCTCTAACCGAGGAGGATTAGAAGCAGATGCCTTCTCCTTTCCCTTCTctgcatctttctttttttctttctcttctttctcctcttcctgtTTCAACTGTTCCTCCATGCGAGTGAGACGCTCCTCCAGGGTCAGATTATCCTCCTctgctccctctcctcctccctccccttgCTCTCGTTTCAGTTGAAGGAAAGCAGTCTTACCTAGCCTCTGTCTGTGCTTGGCAAAAATGGCTTCGATACGTCTTTTTTGCGCTTCAATGCTTTTGCGTTTTTCCTCTAGACGAGCTCCCAGCTCCCAGGCCTCAGAGCCGGGTTCAGGGCCTCTGGGACCCGGACTCTCCTGGTGACCAGGTGCCCCTGCTGGGGTGGAGGGTGTGTGTGGAGTACCCGGGGTTGTTGGGGTCGGAGCAGAAGCTGAGTCTTCCCCAGTAGCAGCAGGATGTCTTCTTCGGTTGTCTCGTCGCTCAGCAAAACTTGTCATGCGTGGACTGTTGCTGGTGCTGTGGTTTCCCTGGCGACCGTTGCTGGGTCGAATATTACCAGGGGCGTTCCTGGGAGTATCATCCGATGCTTCAGAGGAGTCAACGCTGCCATCTCGTAACACAGAGTCATCGTCACGTGACATATCAGAGCTCCGTCCTgatttctccctcctctctccccttCCTTGCCTCTCAGTATCACCCACTTCCCCTCCGACTGGCCGGCACAGGACTCCAGAGCGACAGGGGGCAGAGCTGCTGAGCTGAGGATTATCCTCTTCAGGGGAGTGCAAAAAGAATCCTGCAGGGGCTCCTTCAGGGCGTAACCTGGGCTCCGGCCTGTTCGCCAACAATCCTCTACCACTTTTCTCAGCTGTCCGTCCCTTCCTCCGGTCTTTGCTCCCGGGTGTGTGAACCACCTGTAGTGCCTCCTCAATGGTTGGCAGCTCCCCCAGCGGTGTTGTGTGTGCATAGGGGCCCCAAGAAGACCGCTGCAGCGGGGCCGAAGCGCTGACCAGGTGACTGAGGTCCTCTGGAGGGCTGTATGGGACACGAGTCATCCCTGCTGATGTCATCGGTGTGGTCATTGCAGGGATGCCGGTGGTGAGGCTGTCAGTGCTGACAGAGCGAAAGACAGAATCTATTGGGTTTCCCATGACAATGTCAACATCACTGTCCAGGCCAAATGGGATGCTGAAAGTCACTGCTGACAGAGGACGACTGCAGAGAGGTGGGTGATGACGGAAAGATGGACAAATGGATGGGTTTTGCCGACGAGTACGAAAAAGCAGAGACCACAGAAGCCAAAGTAAGAAGATttaaaaattaagataaaatatGAGTGCAACACAACATCTACGATAGAAACCACATAGAGTTTTTTGTGCATCTACctgatttgtttctttgtccaacttttgttttctgcaacaaagattaaaaatgtatgaGTATAAAAGTCATCTGCAATGGTTATTTGCCTTGAAgtacaaaacaataattaagaGAATGAGTTGCATTTGCTACGTGCAGTGTGTCTTACCTGGTGACACTTCGGAGGAGATTGGTACAAAGGGTTGTTTGAAGATGAAGGAAGGAGAACCACTAAAAATGGACAATATGGTTAAACAACACAGCAAATCGGAAAGGTTTCAATATGCCCATGTTGCAGTTTTACAAGGAGGTGACTAAAATTTGCTAAGTATATTTAGGGTATTATCTTGTATTGCCTCAATGAACTATGagatattttaaatttagactTGTTTTGACAGATTCTTCATCAGATTGGCATTTTATTTCTGACCAAACTTTGTGTGTATGTACAAGAGCTGTTTAAAGAATGTAATACTGTTCATGCTGCACATCTGTCAAGCACATCATGGTCACATGTGTGCAACGTGTGAGAATAACACCTGTCATAAGTCAGGGGACTGTGCTACATTGCTCTATCAACAGCGCGACCTTTCATagtttttttgatcatttgtcGGTGAATATTTGCTTCATGGGCCTCAAACTggggcaggaaaaaaaaataattctgtcaGATTGCACACTAGAATGAGGAAATGCTGACATAATTACACAACAAATTACATTACCAGACTTCAAGGGAGCATTACAAGTGCTGCAGAAGCACTGGCAGTGAAGTGATATATCACTCACAAAGAAACTATATCGAAAGCGGAGGCTGCCAAGTTAAAAAAGAACAGTTTCTGAGGGTCTTGATAAATTGTGTAGGTAAGGTGGTATAAACTGAATGCTGGTACCTGTTGCTGTTCCCACTGACAGGACTTGTACAGTCTAGCAACCCTGAGACATCTGAAAGATATAGAAACACTTCACTTCTCGATCCGATGGTCAGTGTGATATTCATAAAACATGCACAGAGCGAGTACAACAATAACGGAGAAATGCTCTCAACAAACCTGAGAGGTCGATGGGTTGTAAGGGCTGCACAAAATCAGGCTTCTTCACCTCAAGCCAGTCCAGCAGCTCTGCCATGAAGCTCATAATGTTCAGCTGTGGAAAAGAGCGAGTTAGCTTTGCAGGGATGGagaagactaaaatatgcagagATTACAGAGGCCACAATGACTTTGAAGAACAGGATAAgactgtcagttttttttccataaatatgACAGGATCACATCATACCAAAAAGCACTGCATGGAATGTGGACAATCAGCATTTTAAGGAGCAACTACTGTAAAATCCTGCTtgtgctgccatctagtggttaCTTCATGCTCTCTCTACACTCATTACAGTGCATCAGAGCTCGGTGTAGAAGAAAGACAATGAACAGACCACACCAAACTGAAACGATGGGTGTGGTTTAGTCTTCGAGCTCGTAGACATCGGTGCATGAATATTTTTCTCGTGGAGAGAATTAAATGTGGTGGTGAGGTGTGTTTTCAAACACCCTTTAATCCTTTCCGTACAACTCAAGCATTTTCTGGATTccttttgctgctgtcacatttttactcactgtagacTAGTTTTACACTGCAACAAAGTCCTGAATAtcaatggaaacagcacaaccacggctagaagtagagaaaactcaaaCATGTCAAGACATGGTTATAGTTTGATTACTTTGATtgcttattttacaaaaaaattaaaatctggaatcaaaatgtacaacatttttctaagGACCCACAGATAAAACCATAACTATACATACTAATGATATATTTCTACTTGCACTTTTTATTTGCTTCTACAACTGAAAAGTCCTTGAACTTCTGTCTCGTGACATGACTTCACTGTTGCACCAAAGAGtttagacatttttgttgtttacagaaACACGTTGGAGgacatattttgtttttagtgaattttgAAATAAGACAAAGATTAAAGTgagtttacattttaaaatagcatGAAGTTAagtgttacggccaccagtgtCGGTGTGCCCTCTGGTTTCTGGGGTGATGTCCTgttgggcctttgtgtggggGAAAATcgcatgtgtgggttcagctgtggttgTTCCAGAGTCTCTGGAACaccagctgccagccattccaGCTGATGACACCAGAGCTGAAGACCTGCACTGCAGTCCggttctccccgccctccgaccttcctgattgggccaccctccagctcccctccacctctgacCAACCAGATGCAGACAGCGAGGTCAGCTGGTAcctctctgtgtgtgatcatttgtttgtattttgatgagttttggTCTGTAGGTACGTGTGGTTGGGTTGGTGGGTACCACAGACCACTTCGGTCTGTAGACACTCTTGGTGAGTGCTACAGACACTGTGggcttagtgaagaagccatttgagttttgagtcttcGTTACCTGTGTGGTcaatatgtgtgaatgtgaggcaccagttttgtttagtttgtctttgcactctttgtattagtttctgttactgctggtgggtgttgctgttgTACTTATGTTTTGGCTAGGGAGttcagttgctttgttttgagTTTAGATAAGTTTGgggaaactctgttagccttcgttttgttatgttctttgatttagcaacactcaccagtcttgtgttcattgttgtcacttttatgttcctttgccactaagcaataaatcccttcacctaaaccaacaacattctggttatttttgttacatCCATCCACCCCCTACAGGTTGGATCTTAACATTAAGCTtaggtttatttaatttttctaaAGCAATGCCACGTCACAGCTGAGatgttcaaggaccatcagaaatCTGGTGAGTCTTTGGGCTTTGACAGTTTCTGGTAATGATCAATGATGTAGTTTTGGTGATATTATGAAGGATAACATTGCTTTCAAAGCAGACGGCAGGCTTTGGATTTGAGAGAGTTAAATTGAGAGCAGGAAAGTTTCTGCATTAACTAACTCCAAAATCCTTCTGCTTACATGTAGAGTGGGTGGAGCGTAGAGCAGGTCTTCCACAGCGAGGGGGCAGCAGCTCTGCAAGCTGTTCTCACAAAACTCTTTGATCAGCTGCAGGTTGTAGAGACTGTCAGCCACAGACATGGTATCCTTCAGACAAACATCTGGAAGGAGCAAATAAAGGACAAAATTAATATCGAGTGTATAGTTTAAATTCCTCATATGAACTTGTCTGTCAGCAAATACAATTACAACAGATACTATTTAACCCTCTGACATGCTTTGAACAAAGATGTCAGCAAAATCTAAATATGAAGCCTAAAGGGCATGTGGATTTCATACAGATGTATTAATAAGAAAAGTTCCAAGAAATGCATTTATCTAAGACATCAAATTTGTTCGAAGATGTTGGGTCCATCATGTTAGCTGCAGAGCATACACTAGCTaagtttaaatatttcatcatcCCACGTGCACAGTTCTGTATGTGTATTAGTGAGTTCATATGTACCCTCTAGAGGCAGCAAGCTGGGGCAGTAGTAGTGCAGCACAGCAGCAATTGCACAACCATTAGAGAGATCTTTGACCGCAGAGACCAGAGGGAAAGTAGGAGTCAGCTTAGACTGCACTTTGTCCTTCCTATAGCGGATCTAGAGGAGAAAAGACAGGAAAGGAGGAGGGAGTCAAGAGATGGGAAAATAAAGAGGatgaaagacaaaaagcaagtgagaaagagaagcaaaagaGAGGAGAGGTCATAAGAGATGAGCAgacagaaaattgcaaaaaaggaaaaaaacagatcagAAGGTTATGCAGAAATACATGTTGTGGTTAAGAGAATTCAAATAGACTTAAAAGAGGCAAAGGAAATATAAAAACCAGCCAGGACTGTCTTTCCATcaggaaagaaataaaagcagtgaCTTAAAGTGTGAAGCCAGCCAAAGTCTAGAAAACCCACAGAAACAAAGCACAAGACCAACGATGCCTCAGTTAATAAAACACTTGCACGCATACACGCACACCAACCAGAAGGTGCAGTGCAAAGGTTTAAAAagacattgcaaaaaaaaaagaaaagaaaaactacacaacagaataaaacaggGAGAAAAATGTAAGTGAAAATGAGGATGTTTGTCCTCCGGTGTccatgcagcagaaacaggcaCTGATGACACTGAGCCGTAACTTCTGATCAGGGAAACactacaaaaatgaataaaatggaaaaaaaaaataaaaatttccaATTCCGATGCTGCATCactccaaacaaaacaaaagctcaGGTCTAATTCTATCAAACCAACTGAGACACAGCCTTgttggaggaggagaaagatgaAAAGTTCAGTCACATCCAGTCTTATCATGCCTCCTTTAACATGGCTTTGTagcacaaaaacataataaatgtgGATAAACTGTGTTAAAAGCTAATGAGGTTTTATTAATCCATCCAGCCTCGGGGTTGGAGTGGCGATTAGTCCGCAGTCCGTCAATTAGTCAGTCGTCGGTCGACAGCGTGGGTGAGGTGTGGCGATTGGTCGGTCTGTCAGTCAGTCGAGTGCGTTGCTACGGGAGacgtggaggaggagggtgagagAAGAGCGAGGGGTTATACGTTACCACTGGTGGCTTATTCCCCGACTCCTTCAAACAAAAAGCGATAGCATGCTGGATGGGGGATGGCAGAGAGAGGGAAACAAGCATAAATGACAAGGGGGCCGCTCATCATGGGAACCGCCACACCACAAAGTCACACTCAGGGAGAGAGGAgcgacggaggaggaggagaaggaggaggagaggaaggggaCAAACAGAGAGGGCACAGAGGGTCTTCAAAAAGCAATTTCAcctcccttcctcctctccaacatgtcctcctcctccccctcgaCTCTGATATTCTGGGcatttttgaaatgaaactgaTGACTGAATGCAACAAAGTCAGAAACACCCAAGTGTCCAAAACATCATCAGCtgacaataacaataatgagCAGTTAGAGGACATATCAGGCATCTAAATCGGTCAGTTTATCCGGTCAGGAGATGCTCAGACGATATAACCGTCCTACACAAAGGCACTCTTCATGAGGGGACAGATAGGAGATATGTGTGGCATTTCCAGCAGGCACAATAATGTCAGCCATagcagatggacagacagagggagataGACAAGAGAAGGGTACACTTACGGGGACTAGTTTCCAGTACCAACGGGTGGACTGACACTGCCAGAGAGCAAAGAATGACAGACAAACCAGGGGGAGAGAACAGAGAAGCAGAGCAGGGTCGATGTTAGGAGCTTCAGCGGCACGGCAATGAGACACAGTCGCTTTAGAGCAAATTATcatgcatgtgagtgtgtttgtgggaGGTGGTTTTACCGATTCCTGAACAGGCTGCAGGTCTGTACACGTCTGAGACTTGGGGggctcctcttcttctgtgctTTCTCTCAACTTCTGGTTCAACTGCGGGCACAAGACAAATAAAGAGGAACtacattgttatttttgtgacgGAAGTTCCACATCTTATTGGCTTACTATATTTTACAGCTGATGCTATTATGttgcatatttcatattttaacttTGTCTTCTTTCATGTGAAGGTTTATCTCTCATTCACTCTTGTTTGTGTAAAGGAGGCCTGCTTGACCCTGAAGTTTTGGAGGGCTCAGGAGGTCTTATCTTGTCTCCTGAAAGCCCACACAAATAACTCTGTGGAGGCCTTGAAGTCTCAACAGTTAGACAAAACAATGAGAGTCTGACTCCCTGTTCTTTCTCCTCTGCTTTCCAGAAAATGTTATCTACaacagttggaaaaaaaattccttCACAAAAACTGCAGTGCCTAATTCCATACAAACTGTTTAAAAGCCTTTATCCAGAAgattcacaacattaaaaaacagataaactGCACATAATGTCATCCCTACGGTCAGATAATCACACACGGAGAAACGAATTCTGGTAATTATCTAAATGATGAGAGTGTACAAGACTGATACAACTCAATAAGTGAAAACAGAGCCAGAGAAAACAGGGATAAGAGCATACGGGACACACATCCACAGTGTGTATTactgtaaaataagaataaatacagtaaataaaggttgaaaaaaaactat encodes:
- the LOC110962945 gene encoding calmodulin-regulated spectrin-associated protein 3-like isoform X5, which produces MVDSPSAMKKTFSVPEIKPLDRYDFSRAKICASVRWLLSKSYGSAENVPVELREPFYKDQYEQEHLKPAVSKLLLSPEIYCRVQALLAQVHGVSLPASQGSLADNSALLQFLIKKGFAPKVQDVDVTEEDLSNSPIKTKAHLALIDSLMSLAAKDTVGRVKMAVEAEQMGVGAPWENSLLFWVNRLNQKLRESTEEEEPPKSQTCTDLQPVQESIRYRKDKVQSKLTPTFPLVSAVKDLSNGCAIAAVLHYYCPSLLPLEDVCLKDTMSVADSLYNLQLIKEFCENSLQSCCPLAVEDLLYAPPTLHLNIMSFMAELLDWLEVKKPDFVQPLQPIDLSDVSGLLDCTSPVSGNSNSGSPSFIFKQPFVPISSEVSPENKSWTKKQISRPLSAVTFSIPFGLDSDVDIVMGNPIDSVFRSVSTDSLTTGIPAMTTPMTSAGMTRVPYSPPEDLSHLVSASAPLQRSSWGPYAHTTPLGELPTIEEALQVVHTPGSKDRRKGRTAEKSGRGLLANRPEPRLRPEGAPAGFFLHSPEEDNPQLSSSAPCRSGVLCRPVGGEVGDTERQGRGERREKSGRSSDMSRDDDSVLRDGSVDSSEASDDTPRNAPGNIRPSNGRQGNHSTSNSPRMTSFAERRDNRRRHPAATGEDSASAPTPTTPGTPHTPSTPAGAPGHQESPGPRGPEPGSEAWELGARLEEKRKSIEAQKRRIEAIFAKHRQRLGKTAFLQLKREQGEGGGEGAEEDNLTLEERLTRMEEQLKQEEEKEEKEKKKDAEKGKEKASASNPPRLEKQVTFSIESKKGAEKEKGAEKPGEAVFVEYNEVVQKLSEALQSLQKDMQKLTEQQQQLMSNQRPRNTPKTTPKSTPRSNTKTPPKTPPHTPTKTPPRTPTKTPTRSTSKAWVIPSGPSPSASSPSRRSHGVISSSSPKAIISSSCPAPRTKIHTSSTPRSPKHHPRAHHQPHPRPSELKFPPLNRVLTPTQNVDTLPHLRRVSPSKCQVQTSSSFRIGGPRTPQESPQATQQPQPDESTSDTASSETPTQFSLELEQEDAEAVGGLPVLPQPRQDHPRATGGSSSGAPSECSFESETLSLSAAYSAAGEAGRGAGKQCSLVEVSLSSVGGPEGGSDEPTDEGQEFSSDSMSDHTESAMEPARGHPAQPLDPIEQLNLAMAAEDLPEEQSESKEEQERQTETLEPSGELNEVGAKGGIGFFFKEEVHSEGDMAQRRALLLERQQKRTEELKKRRLWYEQERENRPDKRVASPSNTPPVGTTSPSLTPPTTPARRGDFTKGEYARRQQLRIMEDLDKVLKQKVPSQGKSSAKKTRSRPRSMTREETQLSLSPAKGATGSKLTKVYSHSSLNLAATDEPGNNGSGPTKKAHSNRPDSPSGRVTPSKLVNQNGDKDWESGSNGTSPAPEYTGPKLFKEPSFKSNKFIIHNALSRCCLAGKVNETQKNKIVEEMEKSPANHFLILFRDSSCQFRGVYTMNPDSQELVRLAGVGPRTVSSTQVESIYKYSSDRKQFSAIPSKTMGMSVDAFTIPSNLWQGGAAGGGGGSRRASITKKAVISK
- the LOC110962945 gene encoding calmodulin-regulated spectrin-associated protein 3-like isoform X6, with amino-acid sequence MVDSPSAMKKTFSVPEIKPLDRYDFSRAKICASVRWLLSKSYGSAENVPVELREPFYKDQYEQEHLKPAVSKLLLSPEIYCRVQALLAQVHGVSLPASQGSLADNSALLQFLIKKGFAPKVQDVDVTEEDLSNSPIKTKAHLALIDSLMSLAAKDTVGRVKMAVEAEQMGVGAPWENSLLFWVNRLNQKLRESTEEEEPPKSQTCTDLQPVQESCQSTRWYWKLVPHAIAFCLKESGNKPPVIRYRKDKVQSKLTPTFPLVSAVKDLSNGCAIAAVLHYYCPSLLPLEDVCLKDTMSVADSLYNLQLIKEFCENSLQSCCPLAVEDLLYAPPTLHLNIMSFMAELLDWLEVKKPDFVQPLQPIDLSDVSGLLDCTSPVSGNSNSGSPSFIFKQPFVPISSEVSPENKSWTKKQISTDSLTTGIPAMTTPMTSAGMTRVPYSPPEDLSHLVSASAPLQRSSWGPYAHTTPLGELPTIEEALQVVHTPGSKDRRKGRTAEKSGRGLLANRPEPRLRPEGAPAGFFLHSPEEDNPQLSSSAPCRSGVLCRPVGGEVGDTERQGRGERREKSGRSSDMSRDDDSVLRDGSVDSSEASDDTPRNAPGNIRPSNGRQGNHSTSNSPRMTSFAERRDNRRRHPAATGEDSASAPTPTTPGTPHTPSTPAGAPGHQESPGPRGPEPGSEAWELGARLEEKRKSIEAQKRRIEAIFAKHRQRLGKTAFLQLKREQGEGGGEGAEEDNLTLEERLTRMEEQLKQEEEKEEKEKKKDAEKGKEKASASNPPRLEKQVTFSIESKKGAEKEKGAEKPGEAVFVEYNEVVQKLSEALQSLQKDMQKLTEQQQQLMSNQRPRNTPKTTPKSTPRSNTKTPPKTPPHTPTKTPPRTPTKTPTRSTSKAWVIPSGPSPSASSPSRRSHGVISSSSPKAIISSSCPAPRTKIHTSSTPRSPKHHPRAHHQPHPRPSELKFPPLNRVLTPTQNVDTLPHLRRVSPSKCQVQTSSSFRIGGPRTPQESPQATQQPQPDESTSDTASSETPTQFSLELEQEDAEAVGGLPVLPQPRQDHPRATGGSSSGAPSECSFESETLSLSAAYSAAGEAGRGAGKQCSLVEVSLSSVGGPEGGSDEPTDEGQEFSSDSMSDHTESAMEPARGHPAQPLDPIEQLNLAMAAEDLPEEQSESKEEQERQTETLEPSGELNEVGAKGGIGFFFKEEVHSEGDMAQRRALLLERQQKRTEELKKRRLWYEQERENRPDKRVASPSNTPPVGTTSPSLTPPTTPARRGDFTKGEYARRQQLRIMEDLDKVLKQKVPSQGKSSAKKTRSRPRSMTREETQLSLSPAKGATGSKLTKVYSHSSLNLAATDEPGNNGSGPTKKAHSNRPDSPSGRVTPSKLVNQNGDKDWESGSNGTSPAPEYTGPKLFKEPSFKSNKFIIHNALSRCCLAGKVNETQKNKIVEEMEKSPANHFLILFRDSSCQFRGVYTMNPDSQELVRLAGVGPRTVSSTQVESIYKYSSDRKQFSAIPSKTMGMSVDAFTIPSNLWQGGAAGGGGGSRRASITKKAVISK
- the LOC110962945 gene encoding calmodulin-regulated spectrin-associated protein 3-like isoform X7 translates to MVDSPSAMKKTFSVPEIKPLDRYDFSRAKICASVRWLLSKSYGSAENVPVELREPFYKDQYEQEHLKPAVSKLLLSPEIYCRVQALLAQVHGVSLPASQGSLADNSALLQFLIKKGFAPKVQDVDVTEEDLSNSPIKTKAHLALIDSLMSLAAKDTVGRVKMAVEAEQMGVGAPWENSLLFWVNRLNQKLRESTEEEEPPKSQTCTDLQPVQESCQSTRWYWKLVPHAIAFCLKESGNKPPVIRYRKDKVQSKLTPTFPLVSAVKDLSNGCAIAAVLHYYCPSLLPLEDVCLKDTMSVADSLYNLQLIKEFCENSLQSCCPLAVEDLLYAPPTLHLNIMSFMAELLDWLEVKKPDFVQPLQPIDLSDVSGLLDCTSPVSGNSNSGSPSFIFKQPFVPISSEVSPENKSWTKKQISRPLSAVTFSIPFGLDSDVDIVMGNPIDSVFRSVSTDSLTTGIPAMTTPMTSAGMTRVPYSPPEDLSHLVSASAPLQRSSWGPYAHTTPLGELPTIEEALQVVHTPGSKDRRKGRTAEKSGRGLLANRPEPRLRPEGAPAGFFLHSPEEDNPQLSSSAPCRSGVLCRPVGGEVGDTERQGRGERREKSGRSSDMSRDDDSVLRDGSVDSSEASDDTPRNAPGNIRPSNGRQGNHSTSNSPRMTSFAERRDNRRRHPAATGEDSASAPTPTTPGTPHTPSTPAGAPGHQESPGPRGPEPGSEAWELGARLEEKRKSIEAQKRRIEAIFAKHRQRLGKTAFLQLKREQGEGGGEGAEEDNLTLEERLTRMEEQLKQEEEKEEKEKKKDAEKGKEKASASNPPRLEKQVTFSIESKKGAEKEKGAEKPGEAVFVEYNEVVQKLSEALQSLQKDMQKLTEQQQQLMSNQRPRNTPKTTPKSTPRSNTKTPPKTPPHTPTKTPPRTPTKTPTRSTSKAWVIPSGPSPSASSPSRRSHGVISSSSPKAIISSSCPAPRTKIHTSSTPRSPKHHPRAHHQPHPRPSELKFPPLNRVLTPTQNVDTLPHLRRVSPSKCQVQTSSSFRIGGPRTPQESPQATQQPQPDESTSDTASSETPTQFSLELEQEDAEAVGGLPVLPQPRQDHPRATGGSSSGAPSECSFESETLSLSAAYSAAGEAGRGAGKQCSLVEVSLSSVGGPEGGSDEPTDEGQEFSSDSMSDHTESAMEPARGHPAQPLDPIEQLNLAMAAEDLPEEQSESKEEQERQTETLEPSGELNEVGAKGGIGFFFKEEVHSEGDMAQRRALLLERQQKRTEELKKRRLWYEQERENRPDKRVASPSNTPPVGTTSPSLTPPTTPARRGDFTKGEYARRQQLRIMEDLDKVLKQKVPSQGKSSAKKTRSRPRSMTREETQLSLSPAKGATGKVKTNGQRLIDCFNN